The bacterium genome contains a region encoding:
- a CDS encoding DUF3187 family protein has product MLAKIFLLRAIRFKALFVLSCLYTSIACGQDRVVMPLRNNYPLALMHSSFRADTAQLIAADSQQLSALWSWSNTLSLHQQGTFLIDAESRILDLYFKYGLSQNLELSFFLPLVWLGSGQLDPLIDDWHKTFGLPRGNRDQILDGGFEFFGETNEGDTFSLSPGGARLGLPEVAFKYPASQSLSFVFSTAFPLQGGYLGNTGIDLGVGALYDFDFEEFKFSSGVSARYFTDQKSYELIFPEMLYEAFLSSSYPLTDKLYFAVQIMFHSALSENIKYFPDYGTYLDTGFRYVFSDSISLDLILRENPAPRRGTTDVTFSLGLNYKL; this is encoded by the coding sequence ATGTTAGCAAAGATTTTTTTGCTGAGAGCAATACGCTTTAAAGCGCTATTTGTTTTATCTTGTCTATATACTTCGATTGCCTGCGGGCAAGACCGTGTAGTTATGCCACTGCGCAATAATTACCCGCTCGCTTTAATGCACAGCTCATTTCGGGCTGACACTGCACAATTAATTGCGGCTGATTCCCAGCAACTCTCAGCATTGTGGAGTTGGTCCAATACTTTGTCACTGCACCAGCAAGGTACTTTTCTGATTGATGCCGAGTCGCGTATTTTAGATTTATATTTCAAGTATGGCTTAAGCCAAAATTTAGAGCTTAGTTTTTTTCTTCCGTTAGTTTGGCTTGGTTCTGGTCAGCTTGACCCGCTAATTGATGATTGGCATAAGACTTTTGGACTTCCACGAGGAAATCGAGACCAAATCTTAGATGGTGGTTTTGAATTCTTTGGGGAAACCAATGAAGGCGATACGTTTTCGCTGAGTCCAGGAGGCGCACGTTTAGGACTACCTGAGGTGGCATTTAAATATCCTGCAAGTCAGAGTTTAAGTTTTGTATTTTCTACGGCCTTTCCGCTTCAGGGCGGTTATCTTGGTAACACCGGAATTGACCTTGGCGTTGGGGCACTCTATGATTTTGATTTTGAAGAATTTAAATTTTCATCTGGGGTATCAGCACGTTATTTTACTGATCAAAAAAGCTATGAGCTGATTTTTCCTGAAATGCTCTACGAGGCGTTTTTGTCAAGTTCGTATCCCCTCACCGACAAACTTTACTTCGCCGTTCAGATTATGTTTCACTCTGCGCTTAGTGAGAATATTAAATACTTTCCCGACTACGGGACTTATCTAGATACAGGATTTCGTTACGTGTTCAGCGATTCAATAAGTCTAGATTT